Proteins encoded in a region of the Cytobacillus pseudoceanisediminis genome:
- a CDS encoding SIMPL domain-containing protein translates to MYYYQPFVRNSVQTGSHSRSNRNILRVSGEGKLAVQPDQANIKLGVLTEDKELLKAQEQNADAISSVKKALNAIGITDQQIKTSDFTIFPQYDFVDGKQIFRGYRVEHILGITVDEIENTGLVVDTAVNNGANTIRGIHFEAENQSELYRQALSLAVMDAYKKAETIASALRVQLISTPLSVAEGTLGMEQPISFQSSTFVKSAVSTPIQPGTIDIESQITAEFTYYS, encoded by the coding sequence ATGTATTATTATCAGCCCTTTGTCCGCAATTCTGTACAAACAGGTAGCCATTCCAGATCAAACAGAAATATTTTAAGGGTTTCAGGTGAGGGAAAGCTAGCTGTACAGCCTGACCAGGCTAACATAAAACTGGGAGTTTTAACAGAAGACAAGGAGCTTCTGAAGGCACAGGAACAGAATGCAGATGCCATTTCAAGTGTCAAAAAGGCTCTTAATGCTATTGGAATAACAGATCAGCAGATTAAAACGTCCGATTTCACCATTTTTCCGCAATACGATTTTGTGGATGGCAAGCAAATTTTCCGCGGATACAGGGTCGAGCATATACTAGGCATTACTGTCGATGAGATAGAAAATACGGGACTCGTTGTGGATACAGCAGTGAATAATGGTGCAAACACTATCAGAGGAATTCATTTTGAAGCTGAAAACCAGTCTGAATTGTACCGGCAGGCATTAAGTCTGGCCGTTATGGATGCTTACAAAAAGGCAGAAACAATTGCCTCTGCACTAAGAGTACAATTAATCAGCACCCCGCTATCCGTTGCGGAAGGAACTTTAGGCATGGAGCAGCCTATTTCGTTTCAATCCTCCACTTTTGTGAAAAGTGCCGTCAGTACACCTATCCAGCCGGGAACCATAGACATAGAAAGCCAAATCACAGCAGAGTTCACATATTATAGTTAA
- a CDS encoding alkaline phosphatase, which translates to MKAKCTYILVIFLLLVLGIFPSEGMALQGNTKGPQNVILMIGDGMGIGQIEIARKLEYGKDGRLFLESLPHTALVHTESANNFVTDSAAGGTALAIGKKTNNEMIGVTPDGKEIDSILDLFKKNGKKAGVISTNTITDATPAAFTASVSNRWSGQEEIARQQLNNEVDVLMGGGRAYFGPDKQNGKDLINEARLKGYDYAANREEMQNAKGGKLLGLFNNGYMNFKLDRPLKNSKEPSLKEMTEKAISVLSKGKQGFFLMAEGARIDHASHAGDITSIWKETIEFDEAVKYAVEWAKKDKETLVLVAADHETMGISASEPLDIQQLKEIKATPQYMVSQFAKGENRGTYRSESVKDVLKKYANIDLTEQEIKAFNGKLMTTDSQVYPQYIAAWEIGSLIAEKYHGGILTNKVRSLSSTGGHTGNMIPLFAYGNGSETFTGVMENTDIPKRIAELMNYSWD; encoded by the coding sequence ATGAAAGCTAAATGCACTTACATTCTGGTTATTTTTCTTCTTTTAGTCCTTGGCATCTTCCCTTCAGAAGGAATGGCTCTTCAGGGAAATACAAAAGGACCGCAAAATGTCATTCTTATGATTGGAGATGGAATGGGAATAGGCCAGATTGAGATTGCAAGAAAACTGGAATATGGAAAGGATGGGCGGCTGTTCCTGGAATCTCTCCCCCACACGGCATTGGTGCATACCGAATCTGCCAATAATTTCGTTACAGACTCAGCTGCCGGTGGTACTGCACTTGCAATTGGAAAAAAGACGAATAATGAAATGATTGGAGTTACTCCTGATGGCAAGGAAATAGACAGCATTCTGGATTTATTCAAGAAAAACGGAAAGAAGGCGGGGGTTATCTCTACCAATACAATTACAGATGCAACACCTGCCGCCTTTACAGCAAGTGTTTCAAACAGATGGTCCGGACAGGAGGAAATTGCACGCCAGCAGCTGAATAATGAGGTCGATGTGTTAATGGGAGGCGGGAGAGCCTATTTCGGCCCGGATAAGCAAAATGGGAAGGATTTAATTAACGAGGCCAGGCTGAAAGGGTATGACTATGCAGCCAATCGGGAGGAAATGCAGAATGCCAAAGGGGGAAAGCTTCTCGGATTGTTCAATAATGGATATATGAACTTTAAACTGGACCGTCCTCTAAAAAACAGCAAAGAACCAAGCTTAAAAGAGATGACTGAAAAAGCGATCAGTGTACTTTCAAAAGGAAAACAGGGATTTTTTCTTATGGCAGAAGGCGCAAGGATTGACCATGCTTCTCACGCAGGCGATATTACAAGCATCTGGAAAGAAACCATTGAATTTGATGAAGCTGTAAAATATGCAGTTGAATGGGCAAAAAAGGACAAAGAAACACTGGTATTGGTTGCCGCTGATCATGAAACAATGGGGATATCAGCATCAGAACCGCTGGATATACAGCAGTTAAAAGAAATCAAGGCGACGCCGCAGTATATGGTCAGCCAATTTGCAAAAGGTGAAAACAGAGGTACTTACCGGTCAGAAAGCGTGAAGGATGTTTTAAAAAAGTATGCAAATATTGATTTAACCGAGCAGGAAATTAAAGCATTTAATGGCAAGCTGATGACCACAGACAGCCAAGTTTATCCTCAATATATAGCAGCATGGGAAATAGGAAGCCTGATTGCAGAAAAGTATCATGGGGGCATTTTAACAAATAAAGTAAGATCTCTCAGCTCAACCGGAGGACATACAGGCAATATGATCCCTTTATTTGCTTATGGCAATGGAAGCGAAACTTTTACAGGAGTGATGGAGAATACAGATATCCCAAAGAGAATTGCGGAGCTGATGAATTACAGCTGGGATTAA